The nucleotide window TGGACGCCGGGCTGGGCCGCGGCGGCATGGAGTTCGGGCTCGGCCGCGGCGGCATGCCCGACGGGCTGTTGGGACGGGGGCCACCCGCACCCGCGGCCGGCGGCCGCTGCTGCTGGCCACCCTGGATGCCGAACGGGTTGTTACCGGCGCCACGCGCCGGCGGGCGACCACCAGGTCGCGCACCCGGACCCGGAGCCGGCGTGCTCGGACGAGCTGCCGGTGAACCGGGACGAGGGGGCATCGCGGCCGGACCCGGCCGAGGGCCGGGGCGGTTGCCGCCGTCTGCCGGGGGCTCCCGGCGAACGGGGTTGTCCCGCTGCTGCTGGCGGGCGGCCTGTGCGGCCTTGACCGCGGCCTCCTGCTCAGCCTTCAACGCGGCGGCACGCGCCTCCGCGGCCGCCACCTCGATGTCGTGCGCACTCGCCGGCTTGGCGACCGGAGCCGCGGGCTGCGGCGCACCAGGCACCGGACCCTTCGGCTTCGGGCCGGGAGCCGGCGCGGCCGGCCGCCGAGGCGGCATCGGCCTGGCCGAGACCCGGGGCGCGCCCGGGGTCGGGGACGTCGTCGGGGTCGGTGTCGAAGCCTGCGTCGACGCGGGCGCCGACGGGGCGGCCGGAGCCGGAGCTCCGGCGGACGCGACGAATGCGTTACGCAGCCGTCGGGCGACGGGCGCCTCGACGGTGCTGGACGCGGACTTCACGAACTCGCCCATTTCCTTCAGCTTGGCGAGAACGGTCTTACTCTCGACCCCGAGCTCTTTTGCAAGCTCGTGTACGCGGGCCTTGCCTGCCACTGCACTCCTCACTCCGAGGTCGTGCGGGCAGCACCCGCAGCGACCTCACTCGTGCACTTGAAGCCTGGTCATTTCAGGGACTTCATCGTGTGCTCATGTCGGTCGTCCTACCCTGCTAGCGACCCTCGCCCGGTCGGGCTGACCGGACGTAGTGGTTGGCGCATCGACGTGCTCCGCCAGCACACCGTGGTCGAGGACCTCGGTGTTGCGCAGCGCACGCCCGAAGGCGCGGCGCCGCACCGCCAGCGCGAAGCAGGCCGGATCCGGGTGCATGTTCGCTCCCCGACCCGGCAGCCTGCGGAGCGGATCAGGCCGGAGGCTGTGACCAGCCTCGTCCCTGACCGCGACGATCCGCAGCAATTCGCTGGCCGGCGCACGTTTCCGGCA belongs to Micromonospora ureilytica and includes:
- a CDS encoding YlxR family protein, producing MVRRTQPERTCVGCRKRAPASELLRIVAVRDEAGHSLRPDPLRRLPGRGANMHPDPACFALAVRRRAFGRALRNTEVLDHGVLAEHVDAPTTTSGQPDRARVASRVGRPT